Proteins encoded in a region of the Drosophila sechellia strain sech25 chromosome 2L, ASM438219v1, whole genome shotgun sequence genome:
- the LOC6611784 gene encoding odorant receptor 30a, producing the protein MELKSMDTVEMPIFGSTLKLMKFWSYLFVHNWRRYVAMAPYIIINCTQYVDIYLSTESLDFIIRNVYLAVLFTNTVVRGVLLCVQRFSYERFINVLKSFYIELLQSDDPTINLLVEETTRLSVFISRINLLMGCCTCIGFVTYPIFGSERVLPYGMYLPTIDEYKYASPYYEIFFVIQAIMAPMGCCMYIPYTNMVVTFTLFAILMCRVLQHKLRSLEKLKIEQVRGEIIWCIKYQLKLSGFVDAMNALNTHLHLVEFLCFGAMLCVLLFSLIIAQTIAQTVIVIAYMVMIFANSVVLYYVANELYFQSFDIAIAAYESNWMDFDVDTQKTLKFLIMRSQKPLAILVGGTYPMNLKMLQSLLNAIYSFFTLLRRVYG; encoded by the exons ATGGAATTGAAATCGATGGATACGGTGGAGATGCCCATTTTTGGGAGCACTCTGAAGCTAATGAAGTTCTGGTCATATCTGTTCGTTCACAACTGGCGCCGCTATGTCGCAATGGCTCCGTACATCATTATAAACTGTACTCAGTATGTGGATATATATCTGAGCACCGAATCCTTGGACTTTATCATCAGAAATGTATACCTGGCTGTATTGTTTACCAACACAGTGGTCAGAGGTGTATTGTTATGCGTACAGCGTTTTAGCTACGAGCGTTTCATTAATGTTTTAAAAAGCTTTTACATTGAGCTGTTG CAATCAGATGACCCCACCATCAACCTTTTGGTCGAGGAAACCACACGTCTATCAGTTTTCATTAGTAggattaatttattaatgggCTGCTGCACTTGCATTGGCTTTGTTACATATCCCATTTTTGGATCGGAAAGAG TTCTGCCATATGGCATGTATTTGCCCACTATTGATGAATACAAATACGCATCACCCTACTACGAGATTTTCTTTGTGATTCAAGCCATAATGGCTCCAATGGGGTGTTGCATGTACATACCCTACACAAACATGGTAGTGACATTTACCCTTTTCGCCATTCTCATGTGTCGAGTATTGCAACATAAGTTGAGAAGCCTAGAGAAGCTGAAAATTGAACAAGTACGTGGTGAAATCATATGGTGCATAAAATATCAATTGAAATTATCCGG atTTGTGGACGCAATGAATGCCTTGAACACCCATCTTCATTTGGTTGAGTTCCTTTGCTTTGGTGCCATGCTATGTGTTCTTCTTTTCTCCTTGATAATT GCTCAAACTATAGCTCAGACCGTCATAGTCATCGCATATATGGTAATGATATTTGCCAACAGTGTGGTCCTTTACTACGTGGCCAATGAACTATACTTCCAA AGCTTTGATATTGCCATTGCTGCTTATGAAAGCAATTGGATGGACTTTGATGTGGACACGCAAAAGACTTTGAAGTTCCTCATAATGCGTTCACAAAAGCCGTTGGCG ATTCTGGTTGGTGGCACCTATCCCATGAACTTGAAAATGCTTCAGTCACTACTGAACGCCATTTACTCCTTCTTCACCCTTCTGCGTCGCGTTTACGGCTAA